In Oscillatoria acuminata PCC 6304, a single window of DNA contains:
- a CDS encoding COX15/CtaA family protein, translating to MANSVVDRHPAIAPTDSPPRDRIRRLVWKIAIATLLLMAVGSATRVMNAGLACPDWPLCYGQLVPTQQMNLQVFLEWFHRLDAGLIGISAIALAGLSWWDRRELPGWLPFASTGALGLIVFQAVLGGLTVTELLRFDIVTAHLGTALLFFTTLLIIGMALLPYQGTGNVGKLPWISLFGAVFVYVQSLLGGLVGSQWALHQCFGYNQLCTVMNSHIFGVVPPTVTILALVVLAFRTPALHPKLRQLARWAGILLLLQIGLGIATFYEHLQVELLTVSHQATGAALLGTLVAFTVLALRDRAGTVRV from the coding sequence ATGGCGAACTCAGTCGTTGATCGGCATCCGGCGATCGCACCCACGGACTCCCCCCCTCGGGATCGGATTCGTCGCTTGGTTTGGAAAATTGCGATCGCGACCCTGCTATTAATGGCAGTCGGCAGTGCAACAAGGGTGATGAATGCGGGTCTGGCTTGTCCAGACTGGCCGCTTTGTTATGGTCAGTTAGTCCCCACCCAGCAGATGAATTTGCAGGTGTTCTTGGAATGGTTTCACCGCTTAGATGCGGGATTAATCGGCATCAGCGCGATCGCCTTAGCCGGTTTATCCTGGTGGGATCGACGCGAACTCCCCGGTTGGCTACCCTTTGCCTCCACCGGCGCATTGGGTTTAATTGTCTTTCAAGCCGTCTTAGGCGGACTCACCGTCACCGAACTGCTGCGATTTGACATTGTAACCGCTCATCTGGGCACTGCTCTCTTATTTTTCACCACCCTGTTGATTATCGGCATGGCACTGTTACCCTATCAAGGGACTGGCAATGTGGGTAAACTCCCCTGGATTAGCCTGTTCGGAGCAGTTTTTGTCTATGTCCAAAGTTTACTCGGGGGATTAGTCGGTTCCCAATGGGCGCTCCACCAATGTTTCGGCTACAATCAGCTATGTACCGTGATGAACAGTCACATTTTTGGGGTTGTTCCCCCAACCGTCACAATTCTCGCCTTAGTGGTCTTGGCATTCCGAACTCCGGCCTTGCATCCTAAATTACGACAACTCGCTAGGTGGGCCGGTATTTTGTTGCTGTTGCAAATTGGCTTAGGGATTGCTACCTTTTATGAACATCTGCAAGTGGAACTGCTCACAGTGTCTCACCAAGCCACGGGTGCAGCCTTACTCGGAACCCTGGTGGCGTTTACAGTATTAGCACTGCGCGATCGCGCCGGAACTGTTCGGGTTTGA
- a CDS encoding cytochrome c oxidase subunit II → MKVPSAIWTMIAGITITLVSLWVGQNHSLMPVAASEEAPRIDALFNTMMTISTGLFLIVQGIIVISIFKFRKRANDNTDGPPIHGNVPLEILWTAIPAIIIMGIGVYSFEIYNSMGGLDPMASHESHVAHKHQAGAAIAASLPSDEPGMAPSKAQGKMVALGVGASPRTQGQEPFVSVNVLGLQFAWIFTYPNSGVTSGELHLPAGKEVELTISASDVIHSLWIPEFRLKQDAIPGRESELRFVPQIVGEYSVVCAELCGSYHGGMKTRVIVQSEEDFQAWLQSQIVAQSEGVETLALNPADLSETDYLQPLAAEMGIDGETLNQLHAEHHLGDRSI, encoded by the coding sequence GTGAAAGTACCCAGTGCTATTTGGACGATGATAGCAGGCATCACCATCACGCTGGTGAGCTTGTGGGTCGGCCAGAATCATAGTCTCATGCCCGTTGCCGCCTCAGAAGAAGCGCCCCGGATTGATGCACTATTTAACACGATGATGACCATTTCCACAGGTCTCTTCCTGATTGTGCAAGGGATCATCGTGATTTCCATTTTCAAATTTAGAAAACGGGCCAATGACAATACCGATGGGCCACCTATTCACGGCAACGTTCCCCTAGAAATTCTCTGGACAGCGATCCCGGCCATCATCATCATGGGGATCGGGGTCTACAGTTTTGAAATTTACAACTCAATGGGGGGCCTAGACCCAATGGCTTCCCATGAGTCCCATGTCGCCCATAAACACCAGGCTGGGGCTGCGATCGCCGCATCTTTACCCTCGGACGAACCTGGCATGGCCCCCAGTAAAGCACAGGGTAAAATGGTCGCCCTCGGGGTGGGCGCTTCCCCCCGCACCCAAGGCCAAGAGCCCTTTGTCAGTGTCAATGTCCTCGGACTCCAGTTTGCCTGGATTTTCACCTATCCCAACAGTGGGGTAACCTCTGGAGAATTGCATCTTCCAGCAGGAAAAGAGGTGGAACTGACCATTAGCGCCAGTGATGTGATCCATTCCCTGTGGATTCCGGAATTTCGACTGAAACAAGACGCCATCCCCGGACGAGAAAGCGAGTTGCGCTTTGTTCCCCAAATAGTCGGTGAATACTCCGTGGTTTGCGCCGAACTCTGTGGGTCCTATCATGGCGGGATGAAAACCCGGGTGATTGTGCAGTCGGAAGAAGATTTCCAAGCGTGGTTACAGAGTCAGATTGTGGCCCAATCTGAGGGAGTTGAAACTCTGGCCCTGAATCCGGCAGACTTATCGGAAACCGACTATCTGCAACCTTTGGCTGCTGAGATGGGGATTGATGGAGAGACCCTTAACCAACTCCATGCCGAACACCATCTGGGCGATCGCTCGATTTAA
- a CDS encoding methyl-accepting chemotaxis protein, translating to MYEQSRQFPQIISASNERSVLLSISRIASITVILIGCLVIFGWMFDISTLKSVLPGLVTMKANTAIGFILGGTCISLWHQGPRESQSRRVALICAILVLALGLLTLMQYGFGVNFGIDELFFKESVDAVATATPGRMAPNSALNFLLLGSALLLICIPRPNYLAAQCLTILGFLIAFFGLLGYLYGNAFFYRLDKAFTAMALHTAVGFIVLCLAMLFARLDAGIMAPIASPTAGGLMARRLYPAAIGIPPLLCWMILIGWRGELYTAEMGISLLGILNVIVFSGLIWWNAWTLGHIDIQRLQAETSLKEAFESLEYRAKMQKTLSTELATAFSQIRTTMNELEASASATAEQAKAADAQAHRSRSLSSGGKAAVQRTQTGMNTLEQKVGAIAEEITRTQQQAAQIGDISRLVSHLATQTNILALNAAIEASRAGEQGKGFGVVASEIRSLADQSKVLAQKISNLISDIQTAIASTVTVTEEGLETVQTGVAIVQEMAEAFDGVAQAIDNIFVNNQNIALTAQQQAAAIAQVVNVMNAIDLNPHDTLSKPLDA from the coding sequence ATGTACGAACAGTCCCGTCAGTTTCCACAGATTATCTCGGCTTCTAATGAGCGATCGGTCCTGTTATCTATTTCTCGGATAGCCAGCATTACCGTTATTCTGATTGGCTGTCTGGTCATCTTCGGATGGATGTTCGATATCTCGACGCTCAAAAGTGTCCTCCCTGGATTGGTAACCATGAAAGCCAATACCGCGATTGGCTTTATTCTGGGAGGAACTTGCATTAGTTTGTGGCATCAAGGGCCCAGAGAGAGTCAGAGTAGGCGGGTTGCTTTGATTTGTGCCATCTTGGTTTTGGCCCTAGGGTTATTGACATTAATGCAGTATGGGTTTGGCGTCAATTTCGGCATTGACGAACTGTTTTTCAAAGAATCTGTGGATGCTGTGGCGACGGCGACTCCCGGACGAATGGCACCGAATAGTGCCTTGAATTTTCTGTTGTTGGGTTCGGCTTTGCTGTTGATTTGTATTCCTAGACCCAACTATTTGGCGGCGCAATGTTTGACCATCCTAGGATTTTTAATTGCGTTTTTTGGGCTTTTGGGGTACTTGTATGGCAATGCGTTTTTTTATCGCTTAGATAAAGCGTTTACAGCGATGGCATTGCATACGGCGGTGGGATTTATCGTGCTGTGTTTGGCGATGCTGTTTGCACGTCTTGATGCGGGAATTATGGCCCCGATCGCCAGTCCCACCGCAGGAGGATTGATGGCGAGACGACTTTATCCCGCAGCAATTGGGATCCCGCCGTTGTTATGTTGGATGATTTTAATCGGTTGGCGGGGAGAGTTATACACGGCAGAAATGGGAATTTCGCTCCTAGGGATATTAAATGTGATAGTTTTTTCCGGGTTGATTTGGTGGAATGCCTGGACTCTAGGACATATCGATATCCAGCGACTGCAAGCAGAAACCAGCCTGAAAGAGGCATTTGAATCCCTAGAATACAGAGCGAAGATGCAAAAAACTCTGTCTACGGAGTTGGCAACCGCATTTTCTCAAATTAGAACAACGATGAATGAATTGGAAGCCTCTGCAAGTGCGACAGCAGAGCAAGCGAAGGCAGCAGATGCTCAAGCTCATCGATCGCGATCGCTTTCTTCCGGGGGAAAGGCGGCGGTGCAACGGACTCAAACTGGGATGAATACGTTAGAGCAGAAGGTGGGAGCGATCGCCGAGGAGATTACGCGCACTCAGCAGCAGGCGGCTCAAATTGGGGATATTTCTCGGTTAGTCAGTCATTTAGCAACTCAAACCAATATTCTAGCCTTGAATGCGGCGATCGAGGCGAGTCGTGCGGGGGAGCAGGGGAAGGGATTTGGCGTGGTTGCCAGCGAAATTCGGTCTTTAGCGGACCAAAGTAAGGTGCTTGCTCAAAAGATTAGTAACTTAATTAGTGATATCCAGACGGCAATCGCCTCTACGGTGACGGTAACGGAAGAGGGCCTTGAAACGGTCCAAACCGGGGTGGCGATCGTTCAGGAAATGGCTGAGGCATTTGACGGGGTGGCGCAAGCGATCGATAATATTTTTGTGAACAATCAAAATATTGCCCTCACAGCGCAACAGCAAGCAGCAGCGATCGCTCAGGTGGTTAATGTCATGAATGCGATCGACCTCAATCCTCATGACACCCTGTCAAAACCCCTGGATGCTTGA
- the ctaD gene encoding cytochrome c oxidase subunit I: protein MAQVTEPETDNLGETLAAEAGGQTPWREYFSFSTDHKVIGIQYLVCTFIFYLIGGALATAVRTELATPDSDFVSRELYNGLFTIHATIMIFLWIVPAGTGAFGNYLIPLMIGARDMAFPRLNAIAFWLIPPGGILLLSSFFVGAAGAGWTSYPPLSTTGEKAGEFIWILSVLILGTSSILGGINFLTTILKMRMPGMGLNDMPLFCWAMLAASALILISTPVLAGALILLAFDLIAGTTFFNPMGGGDPVVYQHMFWFYSHPAVYIMILPIFGMISDILPVHARKPIFGYQAIAYSSMAISFLGLIVWAHHMFTSGTPGWLRMFFMVATMIIAVPTGIKVFSWLATVWGGKIRLNSAMLFGLGFVSMFVIGGLSGIMIASVPFDIHVHDTYFIVAHLHYVLFGGSVFGLYAGIYHWFPKMTGRMMNEFLGKLHFVLTFIGFNLCFLPMHYLGLQGMPRRVAEYDPKFATVNLICTVGSYILAVSTFPLIINAVWSWIKGAKASGNPWDALTMEWQTASPPPVENFIGEPVRLTGPYDYGMGDRNPNVQMPESQANTPMLSGGPTVS from the coding sequence ATGGCACAAGTAACTGAACCCGAAACCGATAACCTCGGGGAAACCCTAGCTGCTGAAGCGGGTGGACAAACCCCTTGGCGAGAATACTTTAGCTTTAGTACGGACCATAAGGTGATCGGGATTCAATACCTGGTCTGCACCTTTATTTTCTATCTGATTGGCGGTGCATTAGCCACTGCTGTTCGGACCGAATTGGCAACTCCCGACTCGGATTTTGTCAGCCGTGAACTCTATAACGGTCTGTTTACGATCCATGCGACGATCATGATTTTTCTGTGGATCGTGCCTGCGGGGACCGGGGCCTTTGGCAACTACCTGATTCCCCTGATGATTGGGGCACGGGATATGGCTTTCCCCCGGTTGAATGCGATCGCCTTTTGGCTGATCCCCCCCGGTGGAATCCTGCTACTATCTAGCTTCTTCGTCGGTGCCGCTGGTGCCGGTTGGACCTCCTATCCCCCGTTAAGTACCACCGGGGAAAAAGCGGGCGAATTTATCTGGATTTTGAGTGTCCTAATCCTGGGAACCTCCTCCATTTTGGGTGGGATCAACTTTTTGACTACCATCCTGAAAATGCGGATGCCGGGAATGGGATTAAATGATATGCCCTTGTTTTGCTGGGCGATGCTGGCAGCTTCGGCATTGATTTTAATCTCGACTCCGGTGTTAGCGGGGGCGTTAATTCTTCTGGCGTTTGATTTAATCGCTGGAACTACCTTTTTCAATCCAATGGGCGGTGGGGACCCGGTGGTTTACCAGCATATGTTCTGGTTCTATTCCCACCCGGCGGTTTATATCATGATTCTGCCCATTTTTGGGATGATTTCTGATATTTTGCCGGTGCACGCCCGCAAGCCGATTTTTGGCTATCAGGCGATCGCCTATTCCAGTATGGCGATTAGCTTTCTGGGCTTAATCGTCTGGGCGCACCATATGTTCACCAGTGGTACCCCCGGTTGGTTACGGATGTTCTTCATGGTCGCAACCATGATTATCGCCGTTCCCACGGGAATTAAGGTGTTTAGCTGGTTAGCAACCGTTTGGGGGGGCAAAATTCGCCTCAACAGCGCCATGCTGTTCGGGTTGGGTTTCGTCTCCATGTTCGTGATTGGCGGACTGAGTGGGATTATGATTGCCTCGGTCCCCTTTGATATTCACGTTCACGATACCTATTTCATTGTCGCCCACTTGCATTATGTGCTGTTTGGCGGCAGCGTCTTCGGTCTGTATGCGGGGATTTATCACTGGTTCCCGAAGATGACGGGACGGATGATGAACGAATTTCTGGGCAAATTACATTTTGTCTTGACGTTCATTGGGTTTAACCTCTGCTTCCTGCCGATGCATTATCTGGGACTGCAAGGGATGCCGCGTCGGGTGGCGGAGTATGACCCCAAATTTGCTACGGTCAATTTAATTTGTACCGTGGGGTCTTATATCCTGGCGGTTTCTACCTTCCCATTGATTATTAATGCGGTGTGGAGTTGGATCAAGGGTGCGAAAGCATCGGGCAATCCCTGGGATGCGTTAACGATGGAGTGGCAGACGGCTTCCCCTCCGCCGGTGGAGAATTTTATTGGGGAACCTGTGCGCTTGACTGGTCCTTATGATTACGGTATGGGCGATCGCAATCCGAACGTCCAAATGCCGGAGTCCCAAGCGAATACTCCCATGCTATCCGGGGGACCGACGGTTTCCTAA
- a CDS encoding pre-peptidase C-terminal domain-containing protein, protein MAINLLDADFYRAVNPDLRGLNNQQALDHLLAFGINEGRAFSPTVDLDFYRRNNPGLAAAGLTTRRQFYDHLSNFGVRENRPFSLVFNPVVYGNANPGLASAGVVGSEALFNHYQAFGINEGRPSAITFDTNFYRTVNPDLQQAGLNNRQLVEHFQFIGTNEGRTSSPNFNVRFYLAANPDLQQAFGFNFRQAFEHYLSNGIQEGRIATPGGTPLPPLAPPPPPPPVPVGPGNTAQTALNVGVLTGVQTFNQSISNTNSNDFYRFSLSGPTNLNLVINGMTQDADLELFFDSNNDGLADPNTERVGFSEQAGTLQDSITGFFTAGNYFVNVSQGVPGATTPYNLNLIATPVTGDLGGNTPNTATNLGILAGTRRIDDFVGDPDPEDYFRFVLNDVKNVNLLLTGLNDDADLRLYQGVNNNGAIEQGNLIAESIQSGTTPEALNRTLTPGDYLVLVSPGFQGVNTNYSLTLST, encoded by the coding sequence ATGGCAATTAACTTATTGGATGCGGATTTTTATCGCGCTGTTAATCCAGACTTGCGGGGATTAAATAATCAGCAAGCCTTGGACCATTTATTAGCCTTCGGTATCAATGAAGGACGGGCATTTTCCCCGACAGTAGATTTAGACTTTTATCGGCGGAATAATCCCGGACTAGCGGCTGCCGGTTTGACGACTCGCCGGCAATTCTATGATCATCTGTCTAACTTTGGGGTGCGAGAAAATCGCCCCTTTTCATTAGTTTTTAATCCCGTTGTTTATGGGAATGCCAATCCTGGATTGGCATCGGCAGGGGTTGTCGGGAGTGAAGCCCTATTTAATCATTACCAAGCCTTTGGAATTAACGAGGGTCGTCCTTCTGCCATCACCTTTGATACCAACTTTTACCGAACTGTCAACCCCGACTTGCAACAAGCGGGATTGAACAACCGGCAGTTAGTCGAACACTTTCAATTTATTGGCACGAATGAAGGACGGACCTCCTCTCCCAACTTTAATGTCCGCTTCTATTTAGCCGCTAATCCCGATTTACAGCAAGCATTTGGGTTCAACTTCCGGCAGGCATTTGAACATTATTTATCCAATGGAATACAAGAAGGACGAATCGCGACTCCCGGAGGAACACCCCTGCCACCGTTAGCGCCACCGCCACCGCCACCGCCTGTCCCGGTAGGACCTGGAAACACTGCACAAACGGCTTTAAATGTTGGGGTACTCACAGGGGTTCAAACCTTTAATCAGTCAATTTCTAACACCAATTCCAATGACTTCTACCGCTTTAGTTTGTCAGGGCCAACAAACTTAAATTTGGTCATTAATGGCATGACTCAAGATGCCGACCTAGAACTGTTTTTTGACAGTAATAATGATGGATTGGCCGATCCTAATACTGAACGGGTCGGTTTCTCTGAACAAGCCGGAACCCTTCAAGATTCTATCACCGGATTTTTCACAGCGGGTAACTATTTTGTGAATGTTTCCCAGGGGGTTCCCGGTGCGACAACTCCGTACAATTTGAATTTGATTGCTACCCCGGTGACGGGAGATTTAGGAGGAAATACCCCAAATACAGCAACAAATTTGGGGATTTTAGCCGGGACTCGTCGAATTGATGATTTTGTGGGAGATCCGGACCCAGAAGACTATTTCCGGTTTGTTCTGAATGATGTGAAAAACGTCAATTTATTGCTCACGGGTCTGAATGATGATGCCGATTTAAGACTCTATCAAGGGGTGAATAATAATGGGGCGATCGAGCAAGGGAACTTGATTGCTGAGTCCATTCAAAGTGGTACAACACCGGAAGCCCTGAATCGCACTTTGACGCCCGGGGACTACCTCGTGCTGGTTTCTCCCGGTTTCCAAGGGGTAAATACAAACTACAGTTTAACTCTGTCTACATAG
- a CDS encoding cytochrome c oxidase subunit 3: MQGTIDTSKAAIQAEHGAGAHGGHHGDHPDHRIFGIIMFLVAESMIFLGLFAAYLTFRSVTPDWPPEGTPEMELLLPGVNTIILISSSFVMNRGNAAIKKNDVKGLRFWFGLTALMGAVFLVGQLYEYFHTGFGLADNIFTSTFYVLTGFHGLHVTFGLLLILAVLWQSLKAGHYSSESHFGPEAAELYWHFVDVVWIVLFTILYLF, translated from the coding sequence ATGCAAGGGACAATTGATACAAGCAAGGCGGCTATACAAGCTGAACATGGGGCGGGAGCCCACGGCGGTCATCATGGTGACCATCCGGATCATCGAATTTTTGGCATCATCATGTTTCTGGTGGCGGAGTCGATGATCTTTTTGGGATTATTCGCCGCTTATCTCACGTTTCGCTCGGTGACCCCAGACTGGCCACCGGAAGGGACTCCAGAAATGGAATTGCTGCTGCCCGGGGTGAATACGATTATCCTGATTTCCAGCAGTTTTGTGATGAATCGCGGCAATGCGGCGATTAAGAAGAATGATGTTAAGGGTCTGAGATTTTGGTTCGGGCTAACGGCACTCATGGGGGCGGTGTTCCTCGTGGGCCAGTTGTATGAATATTTTCATACCGGCTTTGGTTTGGCGGATAATATCTTTACCAGCACGTTTTATGTGCTAACGGGCTTTCACGGATTGCACGTCACCTTTGGATTGCTGTTAATTTTGGCAGTTTTATGGCAATCCCTGAAGGCGGGTCATTATTCTAGTGAGAGTCACTTTGGACCAGAAGCAGCAGAATTATACTGGCACTTTGTTGATGTGGTCTGGATTGTGCTGTTTACAATTCTGTATTTGTTTTAA
- a CDS encoding Ycf66 family protein, with amino-acid sequence MLPYILALAVAVGSFAIYMAAFFFPEVHRKGDLVWSGVGLFYALVLWFCAGRISGAVLLGQMASVGLLGWFGWQALTLRRQTTPLAEQTPVSGEQINRLTGGLTGLFKPKAAPKPQTVSQPVPQTPVKVEEPAVAPTPVATVPEVPPAPVTAEPATPTKPAAKVTPVKPKTPRFADRFSFLFKGKDKNKDKSKVKPTAKPTPGPTTQPQPQAEVVSVSSPEPTGVQPPVPVEPPPPEPTLVQPPVPVEPPPPEPGLIQPESEVIPVEGPGAVSGGDATDEQVEMPAAAALEGATVESEVSTEDDFGFDDDDLESPGVTTAEAKAVAENIPNPPLDQPIKPSLNKVAAKSATPVAKKPQGPGLLTQIQEGLRGLLNFRKSPPVKPTVPSSQPVETKTEVETKPAIAQDSMTVESSPERSETTPLEETPTVVVKTSDVVVEVTVQEGEPVEVVTSAHPSAEEEVEAVIITDEGIVQVEEQVLEATPPTPPETEAPEEAPEVMEDLATEILTEGRLTPESVEEYAPEVELAPPAESVIPIEDGVIEVIEVSEPAVEVTPAHPDESELPPMESDRLLKRPQRQDPAVVEATRESGEAQSQVTPPPDAEPPSQKEADS; translated from the coding sequence ATGCTTCCATACATTCTGGCCTTAGCCGTCGCGGTGGGTAGCTTCGCGATTTATATGGCCGCTTTCTTTTTTCCAGAAGTTCATCGCAAAGGCGATCTCGTTTGGAGTGGCGTTGGACTCTTTTATGCCTTAGTCTTATGGTTCTGTGCAGGCCGGATTTCCGGGGCGGTCCTCCTCGGACAAATGGCCAGTGTCGGGTTGTTGGGTTGGTTTGGCTGGCAAGCCTTGACCCTGCGGCGACAAACAACCCCACTAGCGGAGCAAACTCCCGTATCGGGTGAGCAAATCAATCGCCTCACCGGAGGGTTAACCGGACTGTTTAAACCCAAAGCAGCCCCGAAACCGCAAACTGTATCCCAACCTGTCCCCCAAACCCCGGTCAAGGTTGAGGAACCCGCAGTCGCCCCCACTCCCGTAGCAACGGTTCCAGAGGTCCCCCCAGCCCCAGTGACTGCGGAACCTGCGACTCCGACAAAACCAGCGGCTAAGGTTACCCCAGTGAAGCCAAAAACGCCGCGATTTGCCGATCGCTTCTCTTTCTTATTTAAAGGTAAAGACAAAAACAAAGATAAATCTAAAGTCAAACCCACAGCCAAACCCACTCCAGGGCCAACGACTCAACCTCAACCCCAGGCTGAGGTCGTCTCGGTTTCCAGTCCTGAACCCACCGGGGTTCAACCACCCGTTCCCGTAGAACCCCCACCGCCAGAACCTACCCTGGTCCAACCACCCGTTCCCGTGGAACCCCCACCGCCAGAACCCGGTTTAATCCAACCCGAATCGGAAGTCATCCCTGTAGAGGGGCCGGGGGCAGTGTCCGGGGGAGATGCCACTGATGAACAGGTAGAAATGCCGGCAGCAGCAGCACTCGAAGGCGCTACGGTGGAATCTGAGGTGTCTACAGAAGATGATTTTGGCTTTGATGATGATGATTTAGAGAGTCCGGGGGTCACCACAGCGGAAGCCAAAGCCGTAGCAGAAAATATCCCCAATCCCCCGTTGGATCAACCCATTAAGCCCTCCCTGAATAAAGTTGCAGCAAAATCAGCAACTCCAGTGGCTAAAAAACCCCAGGGTCCGGGTTTGTTGACCCAAATTCAAGAGGGTTTACGAGGATTGCTGAATTTCCGCAAGTCGCCTCCCGTCAAGCCGACAGTGCCGAGTTCTCAGCCCGTTGAGACTAAAACTGAGGTGGAGACCAAACCGGCGATCGCCCAAGACTCGATGACTGTGGAGTCATCCCCGGAACGCTCTGAAACCACCCCCTTAGAAGAAACGCCGACGGTGGTTGTTAAAACTTCTGATGTGGTTGTGGAGGTCACAGTACAGGAAGGGGAACCCGTTGAGGTGGTCACTTCCGCCCATCCCTCGGCAGAGGAAGAAGTAGAAGCAGTCATCATCACCGATGAGGGGATTGTGCAAGTAGAGGAACAAGTCCTGGAGGCGACCCCACCGACTCCCCCAGAAACTGAAGCGCCAGAAGAAGCGCCAGAAGTTATGGAGGACTTGGCAACAGAAATTTTAACCGAAGGGAGACTGACTCCTGAATCGGTTGAAGAATATGCTCCTGAAGTGGAACTCGCACCTCCTGCCGAATCTGTCATTCCGATAGAAGATGGGGTAATCGAGGTGATTGAGGTGTCTGAACCGGCGGTGGAAGTGACTCCGGCACATCCAGATGAGTCAGAGTTGCCTCCGATGGAGAGCGATCGCCTCTTAAAACGCCCGCAACGGCAAGATCCGGCAGTGGTCGAGGCTACCCGAGAATCCGGGGAGGCTCAGTCTCAAGTCACCCCACCGCCTGACGCCGAACCTCCTTCCCAGAAGGAAGCAGATTCATAG
- a CDS encoding histidine kinase dimerization/phospho-acceptor domain-containing protein gives MHTIQPGTTQVEDQEKLVALKSYFMTLISHELRTPLTTILLSADLLECYSNSWSDEKKLKHVQQIQTAAIEMTKLIESEQFTETLRKVASKIH, from the coding sequence ATGCACACTATTCAACCGGGTACGACTCAAGTAGAGGATCAAGAAAAGCTAGTTGCACTCAAGTCATACTTTATGACCTTGATTTCCCACGAACTGAGAACGCCCTTAACGACGATCTTATTATCCGCTGATTTACTGGAATGTTATAGCAATAGCTGGTCGGATGAGAAAAAACTCAAGCACGTTCAGCAAATCCAAACCGCTGCCATTGAAATGACCAAGCTCATCGAAAGCGAACAATTTACGGAAACCCTCCGAAAAGTAGCCAGTAAAATTCACTAA
- a CDS encoding pentapeptide repeat-containing protein codes for MNELDKYYRELGLEPGASLEEVNQAYKDLAFIWHPDRIPKDNARLVSKAQDKLKQINEARDRLRSTPRKLHPSDRPSSGYQTSKSSAGYTYSNPNHASDQTRTHAQGQWRSHKPHNPDLTGADLRGQDLREKDLSGRNLSHANLSQADLSDGFLHKINLSGANLQGANLFRANLLQANLTYANLQNVNLIGADLSGADLTGADLRGAKMGTKDRLFVKLIGTKLTGAIMPDGRIHE; via the coding sequence ATGAACGAGCTGGATAAATACTATCGAGAACTGGGGTTAGAGCCTGGAGCATCACTAGAGGAAGTGAACCAGGCGTATAAAGATTTGGCGTTTATTTGGCATCCCGATCGCATTCCCAAAGATAATGCCCGCCTGGTTTCCAAAGCCCAAGATAAATTAAAACAAATTAATGAAGCCCGCGATCGCCTCCGTTCAACCCCCCGAAAACTTCACCCCAGCGATCGGCCCTCATCAGGATATCAAACCAGCAAATCCAGCGCCGGTTACACCTACTCCAACCCGAACCATGCCAGCGATCAGACGAGGACTCATGCTCAGGGTCAATGGCGATCGCACAAACCGCACAATCCCGACTTAACCGGCGCTGATTTGCGGGGTCAAGACTTGCGGGAAAAAGATTTATCCGGCAGAAATTTAAGCCATGCGAACCTCAGTCAAGCTGACCTGAGTGATGGCTTTTTACACAAAATTAATCTATCCGGAGCCAACTTGCAAGGAGCGAACTTATTCCGAGCCAATTTATTGCAAGCCAATCTCACTTATGCGAACTTACAAAATGTCAATTTAATCGGAGCCGATTTGAGTGGAGCCGATTTAACGGGTGCTGACCTACGCGGTGCTAAAATGGGCACAAAAGACCGCCTTTTCGTGAAGCTCATTGGCACTAAGTTAACCGGAGCCATCATGCCAGATGGTCGCATTCATGAGTAA